GGTCCTTCTTCCCCACGAGTTGGAAGCGGTCGAGCATGTCGCCCACCAGCGCCTCGCGCTCGGCGCGCTTGAGGTCGCGGTAGGACAGGGGAACCTCCAGGTTCTCCGCCACCGTGAGGGTGTCCAGCAGGTGGTACTGCTGGAAGACGAAGCCGATGGTGCGCCGCGCCAGCTCCGCCCGCTCCTTGGTCTTGAGCGAGTGCACGGCCTTGCCATCCAGCCAGTACTCACCGGTCCACTCGGCGTCGAGCAGGCCCAGGATGGACAGCAGCGTGGACTTGCCCGCGCCCGAGGGGCCCATGAGGGTGACGAACTCACCGGGCTGGATGTCCAGGTGGATGCGGCGCAGCACCCAGCTGCGGCCTCCCGCCAGGGGATAGGACTTCTCCACATCACGCAGCCGCATGAGGGGTTCGGACATGATGCTCACTCCGCGCGCAGCGCGAT
This portion of the Myxococcaceae bacterium JPH2 genome encodes:
- a CDS encoding ABC transporter ATP-binding protein, giving the protein MSEPLMRLRDVEKSYPLAGGRSWVLRRIHLDIQPGEFVTLMGPSGAGKSTLLSILGLLDAEWTGEYWLDGKAVHSLKTKERAELARRTIGFVFQQYHLLDTLTVAENLEVPLSYRDLKRAEREALVGDMLDRFQLVGKKDLFPSQLSGGQQQLVGVARALISNPKVLLADEPTGNLHSGQAKQIMEVFQELNRAGTTVVQVTHSDANAAYGHRIVRLADGWMQSTPAP